A window of Clostridium sp. 'White wine YQ' contains these coding sequences:
- a CDS encoding HD domain-containing protein, producing MKYKDIIFKSIKYIERNIKETLTVDIIARAMGYSPYHFSRIFKTEMGISLMEYVKERRLINASKDIFSGRRILDVSIEYGYETHSGFSKSFKKKFGFSPSIIHAIYLSLEFSYKGGNYFMEKSNEIKNITLEKANIFLQSTEEFIEPDVLYDRLLKSILENKLLENLNSLNKAYDIAFKAHEGQFRKSGEPYIVHPLSVAIILSEMGADETTIIAGLLHDIIEADSSITLVDIKKSFSKRISDIICEVSTFMDFNIDEFLKNSNYKDEVILIKLADRLHNMRTIKYMEPERWNEKAKETLEIFSPLAAKLGISKIRTELDDLSLKYMS from the coding sequence ATGAAATATAAAGATATAATCTTTAAAAGTATTAAATACATTGAAAGAAATATCAAAGAGACTTTAACCGTTGATATTATAGCTAGGGCTATGGGGTATTCACCCTATCATTTTTCACGCATTTTTAAAACTGAGATGGGAATTTCACTAATGGAGTATGTTAAGGAAAGACGTCTCATTAATGCTTCGAAAGATATATTTTCTGGAAGAAGAATTCTTGATGTATCAATAGAATATGGTTATGAAACACATAGTGGATTTTCTAAATCCTTTAAGAAAAAGTTTGGATTCTCCCCTTCCATAATTCACGCCATTTATCTATCACTTGAATTTTCCTATAAGGGAGGTAATTATTTTATGGAAAAAAGTAATGAGATTAAAAATATTACACTGGAGAAAGCTAATATATTTCTGCAATCAACTGAAGAATTTATAGAACCTGATGTTTTATATGATAGATTATTAAAAAGCATACTAGAAAACAAACTACTTGAAAATTTGAATAGTCTTAATAAAGCCTATGATATTGCCTTTAAGGCCCATGAGGGACAATTTAGAAAATCCGGTGAGCCATATATTGTCCACCCGTTATCAGTTGCTATTATACTTTCAGAAATGGGAGCTGACGAAACTACGATAATTGCCGGGTTATTACATGACATTATTGAAGCAGATTCTTCAATTACATTAGTTGACATTAAGAAAAGTTTTTCGAAAAGAATATCTGATATAATATGTGAAGTATCTACGTTCATGGACTTTAATATTGATGAGTTTCTTAAAAATTCTAATTATAAAGATGAGGTTATTTTAATAAAACTAGCTGATCGCCTCCATAATATGCGTACAATTAAATACATGGAACCCGAAAGATGGAACGAAAAGGCTAAAGAAACCTTAGAAATCTTTTCTCCTCTAGCTGCTAAACTTGGTATTTCAAAAATTAGAACTGAACTTGATGATTTATCCTTAAAGTATATGTCATAA
- a CDS encoding flavin reductase family protein, whose amino-acid sequence MNKKKIANIPFGPYITVLAGAEVDGKPNYATIGAYGVVSQKPVLYISLKNSHYTTKGVIENGYFSVNIPSVDLIEKTDLCGTITGNKTDKSNIFNSFYDENGKAPMIEECPINYLCKVIQTIPMFDFTMFIGEIVSVFAKEECLDNGKPNALKVDPIIMMDSGYFSLNERIGSVFKACSGNK is encoded by the coding sequence ATGAATAAAAAGAAGATTGCAAATATTCCTTTTGGACCATATATTACTGTTCTAGCAGGAGCAGAAGTTGATGGGAAACCTAACTATGCAACTATTGGAGCATATGGAGTTGTTAGCCAAAAACCAGTATTATATATATCCTTAAAGAATTCTCATTACACAACTAAAGGTGTAATAGAAAATGGTTATTTTAGTGTTAATATACCATCAGTAGATTTAATAGAAAAAACAGATTTATGTGGTACGATTACTGGAAATAAGACTGATAAATCTAATATATTTAATTCCTTTTATGATGAAAATGGAAAAGCACCTATGATAGAAGAATGTCCTATAAACTATCTATGTAAGGTAATACAGACAATTCCAATGTTTGATTTTACTATGTTTATTGGGGAAATAGTTTCTGTATTTGCAAAAGAAGAGTGTTTGGATAATGGTAAACCTAATGCATTAAAAGTGGATCCTATTATTATGATGGATTCAGGATACTTTAGTTTAAATGAGAGAATAGGTTCAGTCTTTAAAGCATGTAGTGGAAATAAATAA
- a CDS encoding GNAT family N-acetyltransferase: MEKIYETERLILKVINKNYAEDVIEYYIRNRDFLEEWEPIKSGEFYEREYQEKAIEKDLEDIDKGNSFRLWIFKKEEENRIIGSIGFSNIVRGGFLSCFLGYKLDKDEINKGYMTEAIKKGIDVMFSEGGLHRIEANIMPKNARSLRVVEKLGFNNEGVSPKYLRINGKWEDHIHMVILNEKI; the protein is encoded by the coding sequence ATGGAGAAAATATATGAAACAGAGAGACTAATTTTAAAAGTCATCAACAAAAATTATGCTGAAGATGTAATAGAGTACTACATAAGAAATAGAGACTTTCTAGAAGAATGGGAGCCAATTAAGAGTGGAGAATTCTATGAAAGAGAATATCAAGAGAAAGCTATAGAAAAGGACTTGGAGGATATTGATAAAGGCAACTCATTTAGGCTATGGATCTTCAAAAAAGAAGAAGAAAATAGAATAATTGGTTCTATAGGATTCAGTAACATTGTTAGAGGTGGTTTCCTTTCTTGTTTTCTAGGATATAAATTAGATAAGGATGAGATAAATAAAGGATACATGACTGAAGCAATTAAAAAGGGAATTGATGTTATGTTTAGTGAGGGGGGACTTCATAGAATTGAAGCTAACATTATGCCTAAAAATGCACGTTCATTAAGAGTAGTTGAAAAGTTAGGCTTCAATAATGAAGGAGTATCTCCAAAGTATTTAAGAATTAACGGGAAGTGGGAAGACCATATCCATATGGTTATTTTGAATGAAAAAATATAA
- a CDS encoding ArsR/SmtB family transcription factor, translating into MVNTYHKHDVFQAIADPTRRELISLLADKELPVTAISSQFTISRTAVSKHLNILSEAGLVSTKKVGREVRYTLQPEPLKELKYWLSYYERFWDKKLNALKSFVETGNKE; encoded by the coding sequence ATGGTAAATACTTATCATAAGCATGATGTATTTCAAGCAATTGCAGATCCAACCAGAAGAGAGTTAATTAGTTTATTAGCTGATAAGGAGTTGCCAGTAACAGCTATAAGTAGCCAATTTACAATAAGTCGTACTGCAGTTTCTAAACATTTGAATATTTTGTCAGAAGCAGGACTTGTATCCACAAAGAAAGTTGGGAGAGAGGTTAGATATACGCTTCAACCTGAACCATTAAAAGAACTTAAATATTGGCTTTCATACTATGAAAGATTTTGGGATAAGAAGCTTAATGCATTAAAGAGTTTTGTTGAAACAGGAAATAAAGAATAA
- a CDS encoding glycosyl hydrolase family 18 protein, translated as MNKKIASSFIASIFTLLLALGVNPNVKASAATNYKVIGYIYGSPSSSMDVSKLTHINYAFASINSDHTIRVDNTNDLRTLTGLKSKNPNLKVILSIGGWGMDGFSQAASTAAGRSAFAQSCLNYVNQYGLDGIDIDWEYPVDGGGGIIARSPSDKQNFTLLLQAIRNSIGTGKILSIAAGASYDYVNSWIEIGNVTNIVDYINLMTYDFTNGNTLNSNTYNSSLATSGYSCETVVNNYLNAGVPSAKLNLGMPFYGRTTSGGWPTYTELVNNYINKNGYVRQWDSAAQAPYLTQNGKFAVTYEDPQSIAVKDSFIKSKGLGGAMFWEYSQDNGQLLGQIWNDLGSSNPNPTPSKIVAIKAAVNSKYVCADNYGNNPLIANRDSYDAWEEFEQVDLGNGTFAFKSLANNQYVSAQNGGGSTLIANRATVGGAWEAFQLITQPDGKTAIKSMANNQYVCADNYGNDPLIVNRTTVGGWEEFDIITVK; from the coding sequence ATGAATAAGAAAATAGCTTCAAGTTTTATAGCAAGCATTTTTACACTTTTACTAGCCTTAGGTGTTAATCCAAATGTAAAAGCTTCAGCTGCTACTAACTATAAAGTCATAGGATATATTTATGGATCTCCAAGTAGCAGCATGGATGTCTCAAAGCTAACGCATATTAATTATGCCTTTGCTTCAATCAACTCAGATCATACGATTAGAGTTGATAATACTAATGATTTAAGAACACTCACTGGACTAAAATCAAAGAATCCAAACTTAAAGGTTATACTATCTATAGGTGGATGGGGAATGGATGGATTTTCCCAAGCAGCATCTACTGCAGCTGGTAGAAGTGCTTTTGCACAAAGTTGTCTTAATTATGTAAATCAGTATGGCTTAGATGGGATAGATATAGATTGGGAATACCCAGTAGACGGTGGTGGAGGAATAATAGCTAGAAGTCCTTCAGATAAACAGAATTTCACACTATTACTTCAAGCAATTAGAAACTCTATTGGTACAGGTAAAATCTTATCTATTGCAGCTGGAGCATCTTATGATTATGTGAATTCATGGATTGAAATAGGAAATGTAACAAATATAGTAGACTATATAAATTTAATGACCTACGATTTTACAAATGGAAACACATTAAATTCAAATACTTATAATTCAAGCTTAGCTACATCAGGATATAGCTGTGAAACTGTTGTAAACAATTATTTAAATGCAGGAGTACCTTCAGCTAAGTTAAATCTTGGCATGCCTTTCTATGGTAGAACAACATCCGGTGGATGGCCAACCTATACAGAGTTAGTAAATAATTATATAAATAAAAACGGATATGTTAGACAATGGGATTCAGCAGCTCAAGCTCCATATTTAACTCAAAACGGAAAGTTTGCAGTAACCTACGAAGATCCGCAATCTATTGCAGTTAAAGATTCTTTTATTAAGAGTAAAGGATTAGGCGGAGCAATGTTTTGGGAATATAGTCAAGATAATGGACAACTCCTAGGACAGATTTGGAATGACTTGGGAAGTTCAAATCCAAATCCAACTCCTTCAAAAATTGTCGCAATAAAAGCAGCAGTAAACAGCAAATATGTATGTGCTGATAACTATGGAAATAATCCATTAATAGCAAATAGAGATAGCTATGATGCCTGGGAAGAATTCGAACAGGTTGATTTAGGAAATGGTACTTTTGCGTTTAAGTCACTTGCAAATAATCAATATGTTTCAGCCCAGAACGGCGGAGGAAGTACACTGATTGCTAATAGAGCAACAGTCGGAGGGGCTTGGGAAGCATTCCAGCTTATAACTCAGCCTGATGGAAAAACAGCGATAAAATCTATGGCAAATAATCAGTATGTTTGTGCAGACAACTATGGAAATGATCCTTTAATAGTAAATAGAACAACTGTAGGCGGCTGGGAAGAATTTGACATAATTACAGTTAAGTAG
- a CDS encoding sigma 54-interacting transcriptional regulator: MRRLEAVYEKLQELYSGKGISAFEIAEGLNLSRANVSNDLNRLFEFGRVSKTKGRPVLYSPIQKKNNKKYVTVFDKFARRNPSLYPAVQQAKAAVLYPPNGMHMLILGETGVGKSMFADLIHGYAIEMGKMDKDSDIITFNCADYANNPQLLISQLFGVSKGSFTGADLDKVGLIEKANGGILFLDEVHRLPPEGQEMFFAFMDKGVFRRLGETDDEREAKVIIVAATTEDPDSALLRTFIRRFPMILTLPDLAHRTYEEKFGLISKFFREEAVKFNSEIIVSINTLRALLAYRCNHNIGQLKNDIKLICAKAYLQFISESRETIKINSTDLHDNIRDGLYKNIECGIILESVQITLGRYCVFNPKDDDFLPRSSLEKPDFNKLIEAKINELISKGKDFYEIKFLVEYNLNSYIRGFIESIEMKFNEIDIMDICDTRCIEAAYKFVELCEKNFNRVLDEDFYRAIVIYFDNIINKDNIKDGFISGYINDIVSKNEEQLETVTEIVKVIEDIYGVLISKEDISILSIFLIYGYDLNLRI; the protein is encoded by the coding sequence ATGAGAAGGCTGGAGGCTGTTTATGAAAAATTGCAAGAGCTTTATAGTGGTAAAGGGATAAGTGCTTTTGAAATTGCAGAGGGTTTAAACCTAAGTCGTGCAAATGTCAGCAATGACCTTAATAGGTTATTTGAATTTGGGAGAGTAAGTAAAACAAAAGGAAGACCAGTATTATACAGTCCAATTCAAAAGAAGAATAATAAAAAATACGTTACAGTATTTGATAAATTTGCAAGGAGAAATCCAAGTTTATACCCAGCAGTACAACAAGCTAAAGCAGCCGTTTTATATCCTCCCAATGGAATGCATATGCTTATTTTAGGAGAGACAGGGGTAGGTAAATCAATGTTTGCAGATTTAATCCATGGTTATGCAATTGAAATGGGAAAGATGGACAAGGATTCTGATATTATAACTTTTAATTGTGCTGATTATGCAAACAATCCTCAATTATTAATAAGTCAATTATTTGGTGTTAGCAAGGGATCTTTTACAGGAGCTGATTTAGATAAAGTTGGACTTATTGAAAAAGCAAACGGAGGTATTTTATTTCTTGATGAAGTACATAGACTCCCCCCTGAAGGGCAAGAGATGTTTTTTGCTTTTATGGATAAAGGAGTATTTAGAAGACTTGGAGAAACAGATGATGAGAGAGAAGCAAAGGTAATTATTGTTGCAGCAACAACAGAAGATCCAGATTCAGCTCTTTTGAGAACATTTATAAGAAGATTTCCAATGATACTGACATTGCCAGATCTTGCACATAGAACTTACGAAGAAAAGTTTGGATTAATCAGCAAATTTTTTAGAGAAGAAGCTGTAAAATTTAATAGTGAAATAATAGTATCAATCAATACATTAAGAGCTCTATTAGCATATAGATGTAATCATAATATTGGACAACTAAAAAATGACATTAAATTAATATGTGCAAAAGCATACTTACAGTTTATATCAGAAAGTAGAGAAACAATAAAAATTAACAGTACAGATCTCCATGACAATATTAGAGATGGTTTATACAAGAATATAGAATGCGGAATTATATTGGAAAGCGTACAAATTACTCTTGGGAGATATTGTGTGTTTAATCCTAAAGATGATGATTTTTTACCAAGAAGTTCACTAGAAAAACCTGATTTTAATAAACTAATTGAAGCAAAAATAAATGAGTTAATAAGCAAAGGAAAGGATTTCTATGAGATAAAGTTTTTAGTTGAGTATAATCTGAATAGCTATATAAGAGGCTTTATAGAAAGTATAGAAATGAAATTTAATGAAATAGATATTATGGATATATGTGATACAAGATGTATTGAAGCAGCTTATAAATTTGTGGAACTTTGTGAGAAGAATTTTAATAGGGTTCTAGATGAAGATTTCTATAGAGCGATTGTTATCTATTTTGATAATATAATTAACAAGGATAATATTAAGGATGGTTTCATAAGTGGTTATATAAATGATATAGTTTCAAAAAATGAAGAGCAATTGGAGACGGTAACAGAAATTGTTAAAGTAATTGAAGACATATATGGAGTGTTAATTTCAAAAGAAGATATATCGATTCTTTCAATATTTTTGATCTATGGTTATGATTTAAATTTGCGCATCTAA
- a CDS encoding MarR family transcriptional regulator: MKEEYKNDVDKIKEFKIDEVKDAFTEVQNRHASEDDEEKKWLIENCKNPILLGYFKDFTVLMIHVLAAIGRHGSINTINISKSINVPKGTVSKITRKLLEFGLIEKESIPNNKKEYIFNITPLGKELYDLHEELHKKMELEINKFLKGYEVEELEFLIGFLKEFANMSWIDN; this comes from the coding sequence TTGAAAGAGGAATACAAAAATGATGTTGATAAGATAAAGGAATTTAAAATAGATGAAGTAAAAGACGCCTTTACGGAAGTTCAAAATAGACATGCATCTGAGGACGATGAAGAGAAGAAATGGTTAATTGAAAACTGCAAAAATCCAATTTTACTGGGATATTTTAAAGATTTTACTGTACTTATGATACATGTTTTAGCTGCAATAGGAAGACATGGCTCTATTAATACTATAAATATTTCTAAAAGTATAAATGTTCCCAAAGGAACCGTTTCTAAGATTACAAGAAAGCTTCTGGAGTTTGGTCTTATTGAAAAAGAGTCAATACCTAATAATAAGAAGGAATATATCTTTAATATAACTCCACTGGGAAAAGAACTTTATGATTTACACGAAGAGCTACATAAAAAGATGGAACTAGAAATTAATAAATTTCTTAAAGGATATGAAGTTGAAGAACTTGAATTTTTAATAGGATTTCTAAAAGAATTTGCAAATATGTCTTGGATAGATAATTGA
- a CDS encoding TIM barrel protein — protein MDKLLFGISGLPIGDGKKKFNYSSGMKYIKSIGLDAMELLFVRNVNVTDKNRDEILKTKLEDDIYLSAHGSHYINLNADEIEKQEQSIDRVIKAMEGLLKVKGRSLIFHPGFYLKSSREETYKTIKENLLKLPYKGVDYRLETTGKPSQFGSLEELVSLCKEIEHCKLCIDFAHIHARENGSLKTYEDFAKILQYILNQLGRDAIEDMHIHMGGINYNEKGERNHLPVLESDFNYIECLKALKDFNAKGCVILEGPLVEKDSLLLKNTYYKL, from the coding sequence ATGGATAAGCTTTTATTTGGAATATCTGGACTTCCAATTGGCGATGGTAAAAAGAAATTTAATTATTCTTCTGGTATGAAATATATTAAGTCAATTGGACTAGATGCAATGGAACTTCTTTTTGTAAGAAATGTAAATGTCACTGATAAAAATAGAGATGAGATATTAAAAACTAAGTTGGAGGATGATATCTATCTATCTGCCCATGGCTCACATTACATTAATTTAAATGCTGATGAAATTGAAAAGCAAGAACAATCAATTGATAGGGTAATTAAAGCTATGGAAGGCTTATTAAAAGTAAAAGGTAGGAGTTTGATTTTTCACCCAGGATTTTATTTAAAAAGTTCAAGAGAAGAAACATATAAAACTATAAAAGAAAATTTATTAAAGCTCCCTTATAAAGGAGTAGATTATAGATTAGAGACTACGGGAAAGCCAAGTCAGTTTGGCAGTCTTGAGGAATTAGTATCTCTATGCAAAGAGATAGAACACTGTAAGTTATGTATAGACTTTGCTCATATCCATGCACGAGAAAATGGTAGTTTAAAGACATATGAAGATTTTGCGAAAATACTTCAATATATATTAAATCAATTAGGAAGAGATGCAATTGAAGATATGCATATACACATGGGTGGAATTAATTATAATGAAAAAGGAGAGAGAAATCATCTCCCAGTATTAGAGAGCGATTTTAATTACATTGAGTGTTTAAAAGCATTAAAAGATTTTAATGCAAAAGGTTGCGTGATTTTAGAAGGTCCTTTGGTAGAAAAGGATTCATTACTATTAAAAAACACATATTATAAGCTTTAA
- a CDS encoding EFR1 family ferrodoxin (N-terminal region resembles flavodoxins. C-terminal ferrodoxin region binds two 4Fe-4S clusters.), with protein MNTTIYYFTGTGNSLKVAKDLANELGDTKLIKICRENIRSLPTDMSERIGFVFPVYFHALPIMVKEFITNLKIDKSSYIFAISTYAGSPGAPMHILNQILHKKGIKLSASYNVLMPGNHQTTHDVQPINEQNARFKAQEEKIFKIATSIKNNDIIKIKESGKLLTSLITNFIFKPQKVYNLDKDFSADNNCISCGTCSKVCPANNIIMKDGKPEWLHKCEACLACMQWCPKKSIQYKDVTEARGRYHHPDIKINELL; from the coding sequence ATGAATACAACAATTTATTACTTTACTGGAACAGGTAATTCCCTAAAGGTTGCAAAAGATTTAGCTAATGAGCTCGGTGATACTAAGTTAATTAAAATATGTAGAGAGAATATAAGGTCTCTACCTACAGATATGTCCGAGCGTATAGGATTCGTATTTCCAGTCTACTTTCATGCTTTGCCAATAATGGTTAAAGAATTTATTACAAATCTTAAAATTGATAAATCATCTTACATTTTTGCAATCTCAACATATGCAGGCTCTCCTGGTGCTCCTATGCATATTCTTAATCAGATATTACATAAAAAAGGAATCAAGCTTTCAGCCTCATATAATGTTTTAATGCCTGGTAATCATCAAACAACACATGATGTTCAACCAATAAATGAGCAAAATGCAAGATTTAAAGCTCAAGAAGAAAAAATTTTTAAAATAGCAACTAGTATAAAAAATAATGATATTATTAAAATTAAGGAAAGTGGGAAACTTCTTACTTCATTAATTACAAATTTTATTTTTAAGCCTCAAAAAGTTTATAATCTAGATAAAGATTTCAGTGCTGATAATAATTGTATTAGTTGTGGTACATGCTCTAAGGTTTGTCCTGCTAACAATATAATAATGAAAGATGGGAAGCCTGAATGGCTGCATAAATGTGAAGCATGTTTAGCTTGCATGCAATGGTGTCCAAAGAAAAGCATTCAATATAAAGATGTAACTGAAGCTAGAGGAAGATACCATCATCCAGATATAAAAATAAATGAGCTTTTATAA
- a CDS encoding GNAT family N-acetyltransferase: MNYELKELNENTLDTERLYLFPLEAKYLELAIKDYKRMQLNLRLNVARQELIKILKYAMEIRLKRILEDPNNYLWLTCWAIIHKEDNKIIGFVIVKGVPNDAGEVIVGYGIDEEEYRMNRYATEAVSGLVNWMFKDPKVNAIIADTDKGNIASHRVLRNLGASIYKEDDELIWWRIEKLK, encoded by the coding sequence ATGAATTATGAATTAAAAGAACTTAATGAGAATACTTTAGATACCGAAAGGTTATATCTATTTCCTTTAGAGGCAAAGTATTTAGAACTTGCAATAAAGGATTATAAAAGAATGCAGCTTAATTTAAGATTAAATGTTGCAAGGCAAGAGTTAATTAAAATACTTAAGTATGCAATGGAGATTAGACTTAAAAGGATATTAGAGGATCCTAATAATTATTTATGGTTAACTTGTTGGGCCATTATTCATAAAGAAGATAATAAGATTATCGGTTTTGTAATAGTTAAAGGAGTGCCTAATGATGCAGGAGAAGTAATTGTAGGTTATGGTATTGATGAAGAAGAATATAGAATGAATAGATATGCTACTGAAGCAGTAAGTGGACTCGTAAATTGGATGTTTAAAGATCCTAAGGTTAATGCAATTATTGCAGATACAGATAAAGGCAATATTGCATCACATAGAGTGTTAAGAAATCTTGGCGCATCTATATATAAAGAAGATGATGAATTAATATGGTGGAGAATTGAAAAACTAAAATAA
- a CDS encoding SRPBCC family protein: MTEKSSKKLPDIVRSVIIKANINKVWNAIATKEGLEAWLMPNNFKPILGYEFTFKSQPKGDWDGICHCIVKELNPPYKLGFTWRGNNLDQYVSFELKEIDNKTEFTLVHAGWSEENIQLREIMYDGWGYLSEGLKQKMDDNNGKYLS; this comes from the coding sequence TTGACAGAAAAATCTAGTAAAAAATTACCTGATATAGTTCGTAGTGTAATAATCAAAGCAAATATAAATAAAGTTTGGAATGCTATAGCAACAAAAGAAGGACTTGAAGCATGGCTTATGCCTAATAATTTTAAGCCAATATTAGGATATGAGTTTACATTTAAGTCACAACCCAAGGGAGATTGGGATGGGATATGTCATTGTATAGTTAAGGAACTAAATCCGCCATATAAACTTGGATTTACATGGAGGGGCAATAACTTAGATCAATATGTTTCATTTGAATTAAAAGAAATTGACAATAAAACTGAGTTTACTCTTGTTCACGCTGGTTGGTCAGAAGAGAATATACAGCTTCGTGAAATTATGTACGATGGATGGGGTTATTTATCAGAAGGTTTAAAACAAAAAATGGATGATAATAATGGTAAATACTTATCATAA
- a CDS encoding family 16 glycosylhydrolase, whose protein sequence is MIKKKLVIATVLSALVLGASVNTIPAKASITDKWVQVWGDDFNVPDGTPIDRTKWGFDIGAGGWGNNELEYYTDRPQNAYIQGGNLVIQANKENYNGAQYTSARMLTKNTFNFKYGRVEMRAKIPYGQGIWPAFWMLGSNIDQPNKGWPNCGEIDIMENIGKEPNVVHGTIHGPGYSADKGIGAAYTNSTAFSNDYHTYAVEFEPSVIKWYVDGNLYETRTPKDVGGNEWVFNQPFFILMNLAVGGGWPGYPDASTVFPQKYLIDYVHVYQRANGYNIVSLKAAANGQYVTADNGGDSALIANRTAPSLWEQFEQIDLGNGNIALRSLANNKYVCADNYGNNPLIANKDAIGTWETFHLETLPDGKKALKAVVNNKYVCADNYGNNPLIANRDSASGWEAFDFISQ, encoded by the coding sequence ATGATTAAAAAGAAATTAGTAATAGCTACTGTACTTTCGGCTTTAGTTCTTGGAGCATCAGTAAATACAATTCCAGCAAAAGCTTCTATAACTGACAAGTGGGTTCAGGTATGGGGAGATGATTTTAATGTTCCCGATGGAACCCCTATAGATAGAACTAAATGGGGCTTTGATATTGGTGCAGGAGGCTGGGGAAATAATGAGTTAGAATACTATACTGATAGACCTCAAAATGCATATATTCAAGGTGGTAATTTAGTAATACAAGCTAATAAAGAAAATTATAATGGAGCACAATATACATCAGCAAGAATGTTGACAAAGAACACTTTTAATTTTAAATATGGTAGAGTTGAAATGAGAGCAAAAATTCCATATGGTCAAGGTATTTGGCCTGCATTTTGGATGTTAGGAAGCAATATAGATCAGCCCAATAAAGGATGGCCAAATTGCGGAGAAATTGATATCATGGAGAACATAGGTAAAGAGCCTAATGTAGTACATGGTACAATTCATGGACCTGGATATTCAGCTGATAAGGGAATTGGTGCAGCATATACAAATTCTACAGCATTTAGTAATGACTATCATACTTATGCAGTTGAATTTGAACCAAGTGTAATTAAGTGGTATGTAGATGGCAATCTATATGAAACTAGAACTCCAAAAGATGTTGGGGGCAATGAATGGGTATTCAACCAACCATTCTTCATATTAATGAATTTAGCTGTAGGAGGAGGATGGCCAGGATATCCAGATGCTTCAACAGTATTCCCACAAAAATATTTAATAGACTATGTTCATGTATACCAAAGAGCTAATGGATATAATATAGTTTCGTTAAAAGCCGCTGCAAATGGTCAATATGTAACAGCGGATAATGGAGGAGACAGCGCACTCATCGCCAATAGAACAGCACCAAGTTTATGGGAACAATTTGAACAAATAGACTTAGGTAATGGAAATATAGCATTAAGATCTTTAGCTAATAATAAATATGTATGTGCTGATAATTATGGCAATAACCCGTTAATTGCCAATAAAGATGCAATTGGTACATGGGAAACCTTCCATTTGGAAACTTTACCAGATGGCAAGAAGGCATTAAAAGCAGTAGTTAATAATAAATATGTATGTGCAGATAATTATGGAAATAACCCATTAATTGCAAATAGAGATTCGGCTAGTGGATGGGAAGCATTTGATTTCATATCTCAATAA
- a CDS encoding VOC family protein has product MKITPRIVMKESSKEAIEFYSEAFGATTDYLITYGSVGAGTPEQKDLIMNAQIDLNGTKIHIADHNPAQVTIGNQISFTVELSNPEEVKEIFNKMKEGSKIIMEPVATFFSPCHCGLIDKFGVMWQINCPK; this is encoded by the coding sequence ATGAAAATAACACCACGTATAGTAATGAAGGAAAGTAGTAAAGAAGCAATTGAATTTTATAGTGAAGCTTTTGGAGCAACAACTGATTATTTAATTACATATGGCAGCGTAGGAGCTGGGACTCCTGAGCAAAAGGATTTAATAATGAATGCTCAAATTGATTTAAATGGTACTAAAATTCATATAGCTGACCATAATCCAGCACAAGTTACAATTGGAAATCAAATATCATTCACAGTAGAGTTATCAAATCCTGAAGAAGTTAAGGAAATATTCAACAAAATGAAAGAGGGTTCAAAAATCATAATGGAGCCAGTTGCAACATTCTTCAGTCCATGTCATTGTGGCCTTATTGATAAGTTTGGAGTAATGTGGCAGATTAATTGCCCAAAATAA